In one Bosea sp. RAC05 genomic region, the following are encoded:
- a CDS encoding twin-arginine translocase TatA/TatE family subunit encodes MGGVSIWHWIVVGVIVMLLFGRGKVSELMGDVAKGIKSFKKGMAEDETPPPAPTAATPADPKIIDAQATPSAPAKAETKA; translated from the coding sequence ATGGGTGGCGTCAGCATCTGGCACTGGATCGTCGTCGGCGTCATCGTGATGCTGCTGTTCGGGCGCGGCAAGGTTTCCGAGCTCATGGGCGACGTGGCCAAGGGCATCAAGTCGTTCAAGAAGGGCATGGCCGAGGACGAGACGCCTCCGCCGGCGCCCACCGCCGCGACCCCTGCCGATCCCAAGATCATCGACGCGCAGGCCACCCCTTCCGCGCCCGCGAAGGCCGAGACCAAGGCCTGA
- a CDS encoding ABC transporter ATP-binding protein, whose translation MALAFDGVTQRFGAVTALKDVSLSVEPGEIVALLGQSGCGKTTLLRLAAGVERPSAGRVLLEGRDVSSPESFVEPERRGVGLVFQDYALFPHLTVLENVRFGLARRGEGGAVDATARRAIARVGLADLAESYPHMLSGGEQQRVALARAVAPRPGVLLMDEPFSNLDRRLRDVVRDETAALLHETGATSIIVTHDPEDAMRIADRIVLMRSGAIVQIGTGEDLYRRPGSLFAARFFCDFTEVAGPVVRGAVDTPFGRFPARGLAEGSEAVACIRPHAVRIVPKGFCLPGRVVTRRFLGEVDHLLIAVDGFDRLLSVRASLAGAMAEGDDVGLDIQTDEVLVFPAGDT comes from the coding sequence ATGGCGCTCGCCTTCGACGGCGTGACGCAGCGCTTCGGCGCAGTCACGGCGCTCAAGGACGTGTCGCTCTCGGTCGAGCCCGGCGAGATCGTGGCGCTGCTCGGCCAGTCGGGCTGCGGCAAGACGACACTTCTGCGCCTGGCCGCCGGCGTCGAGCGGCCGAGCGCGGGCCGTGTGCTGCTGGAGGGGCGGGACGTCTCCTCGCCCGAGAGCTTCGTCGAGCCCGAGCGTCGCGGCGTCGGCCTCGTCTTCCAGGATTATGCGCTGTTCCCGCATCTGACCGTGCTGGAGAACGTGCGCTTCGGGCTCGCGCGGCGGGGCGAGGGCGGGGCGGTCGACGCCACGGCGCGCCGCGCGATCGCGCGCGTCGGTCTCGCCGATCTGGCGGAGTCCTATCCGCACATGCTCTCGGGCGGCGAGCAGCAGCGCGTCGCGCTGGCCCGCGCCGTGGCGCCGCGGCCGGGCGTCCTGCTGATGGACGAGCCCTTCTCCAATCTCGACCGGCGCCTGCGCGACGTGGTGCGCGACGAGACGGCGGCGCTGCTGCACGAGACGGGCGCGACCTCGATCATCGTCACGCACGACCCCGAGGATGCGATGCGCATCGCCGACCGGATCGTGCTGATGCGCTCGGGCGCGATCGTGCAGATCGGCACCGGGGAGGACCTCTATCGCCGGCCGGGCAGTCTCTTTGCCGCCCGATTCTTCTGCGACTTTACCGAAGTCGCCGGCCCTGTCGTGCGCGGGGCGGTCGACACGCCGTTTGGCCGCTTCCCGGCGCGGGGCCTGGCGGAGGGCAGCGAGGCCGTGGCCTGCATCCGCCCGCATGCGGTGCGGATCGTGCCCAAGGGCTTCTGCCTGCCGGGCCGGGTGGTGACGCGGCGCTTCCTCGGCGAGGTCGACCATCTGCTGATCGCGGTCGACGGCTTCGACCGGCTGCTCTCGGTGCGGGCATCGCTGGCGGGCGCGATGGCCGAGGGCGACGATGTCGGCCTCGACATTCAGACCGACGAAGTTCTTGTGTTCCCCGCGGGGGACACATAG
- the scpB gene encoding SMC-Scp complex subunit ScpB has protein sequence MRVVEALLFASAQPLSAEELARSVPAGVAIEEVLARLTAFYDARGVNLRPVAGGYAFRTAADLGYLLAAEAEPPRKLSRAALEVLAIIAYHQPVTRAEIEEIRGVATAKGTLDILLEAGWVRLRGRRRSPGRPVTFGTTPGFLDHFGLDRIDDLPGLEELKGSGFIEGRLTRDLSVPVPDDDPELRADEDPLGDLFTPLDENG, from the coding sequence ATGCGGGTCGTCGAGGCGCTGCTCTTCGCCTCCGCCCAGCCGCTGTCGGCCGAGGAGCTGGCGCGCTCGGTGCCGGCGGGCGTCGCGATCGAGGAGGTCCTGGCGCGGCTCACCGCGTTCTACGACGCGCGCGGCGTCAATCTGCGCCCCGTCGCCGGTGGCTATGCCTTCCGCACCGCCGCCGACCTCGGCTATCTGCTGGCCGCGGAGGCCGAGCCGCCGCGCAAATTGTCGCGGGCGGCGCTCGAGGTGCTGGCGATCATCGCCTATCACCAGCCGGTGACGCGGGCCGAGATCGAGGAGATCCGTGGCGTCGCCACCGCCAAGGGCACGCTCGACATCCTGCTCGAGGCCGGCTGGGTGCGGCTGCGCGGGCGGCGCCGCTCCCCCGGGCGGCCGGTGACCTTCGGCACGACGCCCGGTTTCCTCGATCATTTCGGGCTCGACCGGATCGACGACCTGCCCGGGCTCGAGGAGCTGAAGGGCTCCGGCTTCATCGAGGGGCGGCTGACGCGCGACCTCAGCGTGCCGGTTCCCGACGACGATCCGGAGCTGCGCGCCGACGAGGACCCACTCGGTGACCTGTTCACGCCGCTTGACGAGAACGGCTGA
- a CDS encoding segregation and condensation protein A produces MAAQLPFEEDGPQRDGEPALRVDVDGYEGPLDLLLDLARRQKVDLHRISILALAEQYLVFVEQARALRLELAADYLVMAAWLAYLKSRLLLPEPPRGEEPSAADLATSLALRLRRLEAIRAAARRLASRERLGQDVFARGAPEAVVAGARPVWEAELYDLLSAYAQQRMKRVQGHISVGQRVVWSLVEAREALQRLVGEAGDWTQIDPYLARYMASHGLPAREMAATVRASALSAMLEMVKEGVLDLRQDDAFAPLYLRRRSAAPPVLPLTRGDGP; encoded by the coding sequence ATGGCGGCACAACTGCCATTCGAGGAGGACGGCCCACAGCGCGACGGCGAGCCGGCGCTGCGGGTCGATGTCGACGGCTATGAGGGCCCGCTCGACCTGCTGCTCGATCTCGCACGCCGGCAGAAGGTCGATCTCCACCGCATTTCGATCCTGGCTTTGGCCGAGCAGTATCTCGTCTTCGTCGAGCAGGCGCGGGCGCTGCGCCTGGAACTCGCGGCCGATTATCTCGTGATGGCGGCCTGGCTGGCCTATCTCAAATCCCGGCTGCTGCTGCCCGAACCGCCCAGGGGCGAGGAGCCGAGCGCGGCCGATCTCGCGACCTCGCTGGCGCTGCGGCTGCGCCGGCTCGAGGCGATCCGCGCCGCCGCCCGCAGGCTCGCCTCGCGCGAGCGGCTCGGGCAGGACGTGTTCGCGCGCGGCGCACCCGAGGCGGTCGTCGCCGGCGCCCGGCCGGTCTGGGAGGCGGAGCTCTATGATTTGCTCTCGGCCTATGCCCAGCAGCGGATGAAGCGGGTGCAGGGCCATATCTCGGTCGGCCAGCGCGTCGTCTGGTCGCTGGTCGAGGCGCGCGAGGCGCTGCAGCGGCTGGTCGGCGAGGCCGGCGACTGGACGCAGATCGACCCCTATCTCGCGCGCTACATGGCCTCGCACGGGCTACCCGCCCGCGAGATGGCGGCGACCGTGCGGGCGTCCGCGCTCTCGGCCATGCTGGAGATGGTCAAGGAGGGCGTGCTCGACCTGCGCCAGGACGACGCCTTCGCGCCGCTCTATCTGCGCCGCCGCTCGGCGGCCCCGCCGGTCCTGCCGCTGACGCGCGGGGACGGCCCGTGA
- the nagZ gene encoding beta-N-acetylhexosaminidase has product MTSRAFIAGCLGTSLTPDERAFFRDARPWGFILFRRNSQDPAQVAALTAQMRETVGWHAPILIDQEGGRVQRMAPPHWPKYPAARAFLGINDPLQQREIVRLSARLMAHDLKAVGIDVDCLPVLDVPVAGSHDVIGDRAYAHEPDRVAQLGRAAAEGLLAGGVLPVIKHMPGHGRARADSHHDLPVVEASLEALRAHDFRPFRHLADMPLAMTAHVVFTAIDAKNPATISRKVVREIMRGELRYDGLIMTDDISMKALSGGFAQKARAAIRAGVDVVLHCHGIMEEMVAIAGAVPEMRGDRARRAAMALARIRHAPEPLDVEAARAQLASALALGG; this is encoded by the coding sequence ATGACCTCGCGCGCCTTCATCGCCGGCTGCCTCGGCACGAGCCTGACCCCGGACGAGCGGGCGTTCTTTCGCGACGCTCGCCCCTGGGGCTTCATCCTGTTCCGGCGCAACTCGCAGGACCCGGCCCAGGTCGCGGCGCTGACGGCCCAGATGCGCGAGACGGTGGGCTGGCACGCGCCGATCCTGATCGACCAGGAGGGGGGGCGGGTCCAGCGCATGGCGCCGCCGCACTGGCCGAAATATCCGGCCGCCCGCGCCTTCCTCGGTATCAACGACCCGCTGCAGCAGCGCGAGATCGTGCGCCTCTCCGCCCGGCTGATGGCGCATGACCTCAAGGCGGTGGGCATCGATGTCGACTGCCTGCCGGTGCTCGACGTTCCCGTGGCCGGCAGCCACGACGTCATCGGGGACCGCGCCTATGCCCATGAGCCCGATCGCGTCGCCCAGCTCGGACGCGCGGCGGCGGAGGGGCTCCTGGCCGGCGGCGTGCTGCCGGTGATCAAGCACATGCCCGGCCATGGAAGGGCGCGGGCCGACAGCCATCACGACCTGCCCGTCGTCGAGGCCTCGCTCGAGGCGCTGCGGGCGCATGATTTCCGGCCCTTCCGCCATCTCGCCGACATGCCGCTGGCGATGACGGCGCATGTCGTCTTCACCGCGATCGATGCGAAAAACCCGGCGACGATCTCCCGCAAGGTCGTGCGCGAGATCATGCGCGGCGAGCTGCGCTATGACGGGCTGATCATGACCGACGACATCTCGATGAAGGCGCTCTCGGGCGGCTTCGCCCAGAAGGCGAGGGCGGCGATCCGGGCCGGGGTCGATGTCGTGCTGCATTGCCACGGCATCATGGAGGAGATGGTCGCCATCGCCGGGGCCGTGCCGGAGATGCGGGGCGACCGCGCCCGCCGCGCCGCGATGGCGCTCGCCCGCATCCGCCACGCGCCCGAGCCGCTCGATGTCGAGGCTGCGCGCGCGCAGCTCGCGAGCGCGCTTGCCTTGGGCGGCTGA
- a CDS encoding TRAP transporter substrate-binding protein has translation MDRRRFVKTAAGGAAGSALIAAPAIAQSQPKISWRLTSSYPKSLDTLFGLSTQVARRVAEATDGNFQIQVFAPGEIVPGLQALDAVQNGTVECSHTLSSFYIGKDPAFAFETSLPFGFNTRQQNAWLYAGGGLELCRAFMQKQGLYTIPSGNTGAQMGGWFRKEIKSLEDLKGLKMRIAGLGGQIMAKLGVVPQQIAGGDIYPALERGTLDAVEFSGPYDDEKLGFQRVAKYYYYPGFWEGNANVSFLVNLEKWNALPTAYKAIVEAACAEANALCVAKYDHGNPDALIRLAGAGAELRPFPQEVMAAAFKEAFAMYADLASKNAEFKTFYDSFLPYWKKENLWFRVAELPFDAFNAQMAQQMR, from the coding sequence ATGGATCGTCGTCGTTTCGTCAAGACCGCCGCGGGCGGCGCGGCCGGCAGCGCGCTCATCGCCGCGCCCGCCATCGCCCAGTCGCAGCCCAAGATCAGCTGGCGGCTGACCTCGAGCTATCCCAAGAGCCTCGACACGCTGTTCGGGCTCTCGACCCAGGTCGCCAGGCGCGTGGCCGAGGCGACGGACGGCAACTTCCAGATCCAGGTCTTCGCACCCGGCGAGATCGTGCCCGGCCTGCAGGCGCTCGACGCGGTGCAGAACGGCACGGTCGAATGCAGCCATACCCTGTCGAGCTTCTACATCGGCAAGGACCCGGCCTTCGCCTTCGAGACCTCGCTGCCCTTCGGTTTCAACACCCGCCAGCAGAACGCCTGGCTCTATGCAGGCGGCGGGCTCGAGCTGTGCCGGGCCTTCATGCAGAAGCAGGGCCTCTACACGATTCCCTCGGGCAACACCGGCGCGCAGATGGGCGGCTGGTTCCGCAAGGAGATCAAGTCGCTGGAGGACCTCAAGGGCCTGAAGATGCGCATCGCCGGGCTCGGCGGGCAGATCATGGCCAAGCTCGGCGTCGTGCCGCAGCAGATCGCCGGCGGCGACATCTATCCCGCGCTGGAGCGCGGCACGCTCGACGCGGTCGAGTTCTCCGGGCCCTATGACGACGAGAAGCTCGGCTTCCAGCGGGTCGCGAAGTACTACTACTATCCCGGCTTCTGGGAGGGGAACGCCAATGTCAGCTTCCTGGTGAACCTGGAGAAGTGGAACGCCCTGCCGACGGCCTACAAGGCGATCGTCGAGGCGGCCTGCGCCGAGGCGAACGCGCTCTGCGTGGCGAAGTACGACCACGGCAACCCCGACGCGCTGATTCGCCTCGCCGGTGCCGGCGCCGAGCTGCGGCCCTTCCCGCAGGAGGTGATGGCGGCGGCCTTCAAGGAGGCCTTCGCGATGTATGCCGACCTTGCCTCCAAGAACGCCGAGTTCAAGACGTTCTATGACTCCTTCCTGCCGTACTGGAAGAAGGAGAACCTCTGGTTCCGCGTCGCCGAACTGCCCTTCGACGCCTTCAACGCCCAGATGGCGCAGCAGATGCGTTGA
- a CDS encoding SPOR domain-containing protein, whose translation MSEPARNRFALDLEDLERQLRSAGQAPRSGQPADPLAELTRIVDQGDPLKDIFGQRGPSASQQRAAASWQAPGSAPEPSPSPLSATREAVRPAAPAGDVPLDAVSHFQAVAAQSPPPAELRGALDEFEALLRRNEPVRSEPAVAPVRAEPRFDDVNQGFERSEPQPYLRAAVPESVPTARDLDEMRDVHAAYAPPPPEDMQAYQGGVPADEDMPDLEPRRSRKGLYAAAALIVVGVVGAGAMMSMRGTPKTSDGLPPTITAATGPTKVEPVNPGGAEIPNQNKQIYERPGDQQSGQTKVVSREEQPVDVQQAARSLPTRVVLPGPGTATATPAAPPAASNALAQAPASAVPVAAPAEPALTPVPPVPGLGEPRRVRTVSIRPDGTPAPPANGTAGYTNGAVPLATGSAPPARPAGIVPASPTSAPAAATTPSRPSATPAAEAPKVQERAAAPAATPSAPVRVASAPQAAPAPAAPATAAVRSGTGDFVVQLGAPGSESEARATFAALQRKYPGQLGGQAPIIRKTELAGGKTVYRLRVGPYSRDDATSMCTALQAAGGQCFIAKN comes from the coding sequence ATGAGTGAGCCAGCTAGAAACCGTTTCGCCCTCGACCTCGAGGATCTCGAGCGCCAGCTGCGCAGTGCCGGCCAGGCGCCGCGCTCCGGCCAGCCGGCCGATCCGCTGGCGGAACTGACGCGCATCGTCGACCAGGGCGATCCGCTGAAGGATATCTTCGGTCAGCGCGGCCCGTCCGCCAGCCAGCAGCGGGCCGCTGCCTCCTGGCAGGCGCCGGGGTCTGCCCCCGAGCCTTCGCCTTCGCCTTTGAGCGCGACCCGCGAGGCCGTACGCCCGGCTGCGCCAGCGGGCGATGTTCCGCTCGACGCCGTCAGCCATTTCCAGGCCGTTGCCGCGCAGTCGCCGCCGCCGGCCGAGTTGCGCGGTGCGCTCGACGAGTTCGAGGCGCTGCTGCGCCGCAACGAGCCCGTCCGGTCCGAGCCGGCTGTCGCCCCGGTTCGCGCGGAGCCGCGCTTCGACGATGTCAACCAGGGCTTCGAGCGTTCCGAGCCGCAACCTTATCTCCGGGCCGCGGTGCCGGAGTCCGTGCCGACGGCGCGCGATCTCGACGAGATGCGCGACGTCCATGCCGCCTATGCGCCACCGCCTCCCGAGGACATGCAGGCCTATCAGGGCGGGGTTCCCGCCGACGAGGACATGCCGGATCTCGAGCCGCGCCGTTCGCGCAAGGGGCTCTATGCGGCGGCGGCGCTGATCGTCGTCGGCGTGGTTGGTGCCGGTGCGATGATGTCGATGCGCGGCACGCCCAAGACCAGCGATGGCCTGCCGCCGACGATCACGGCGGCGACCGGACCGACGAAGGTCGAGCCGGTCAATCCGGGCGGCGCCGAAATCCCCAACCAGAACAAGCAGATCTATGAGCGGCCCGGCGACCAGCAGTCCGGCCAGACCAAGGTGGTCAGCCGCGAGGAGCAGCCGGTCGACGTGCAGCAGGCGGCCCGCTCGCTGCCGACGCGCGTGGTCCTGCCGGGTCCGGGCACGGCGACCGCCACCCCCGCTGCGCCCCCGGCGGCCAGCAATGCGCTGGCCCAGGCGCCCGCCTCGGCCGTTCCCGTGGCCGCACCCGCCGAGCCGGCCCTGACGCCGGTCCCGCCGGTTCCGGGCCTCGGCGAGCCGCGCCGCGTCCGCACCGTCTCGATCCGCCCGGACGGCACGCCCGCCCCGCCGGCCAATGGCACGGCCGGCTACACCAACGGCGCCGTTCCGCTCGCCACGGGCTCCGCGCCGCCGGCGCGTCCGGCCGGCATCGTCCCGGCCTCTCCGACGTCCGCCCCGGCTGCCGCCACCACGCCATCGCGCCCGTCGGCCACGCCGGCCGCCGAAGCGCCCAAGGTCCAGGAGCGTGCCGCGGCACCGGCTGCGACGCCCTCCGCGCCCGTGCGGGTCGCCAGCGCGCCGCAGGCCGCGCCGGCTCCGGCCGCTCCCGCGACCGCCGCCGTGCGCAGCGGCACCGGCGATTTCGTGGTCCAGCTCGGCGCGCCGGGCAGCGAATCCGAGGCGCGCGCCACATTTGCCGCGCTCCAGCGCAAATATCCGGGCCAGCTCGGCGGCCAGGCCCCGATCATCCGCAAGACGGAGCTCGCCGGTGGCAAGACCGTCTATCGCCTGCGCGTCGGTCCCTATTCCCGCGACGATGCGACATCGATGTGCACGGCGCTTCAGGCCGCCGGCGGACAGTGCTTCATCGCGAAGAACTGA
- the argS gene encoding arginine--tRNA ligase → MNLFETYSARVAAALAALAERGALPAGLDLGRVVVEPTKDPAHGDLATNAAMVLAKEAGTNPRALAALLVEQLGKDSEIVNAEIAGPGFINLTLQPSVFTAILKDAVERGLDYGRGAPKPHPRVNVEYVSANPTGPMHVGHGRGAVFGDALANILAFAGHDVTREYYINDAGAQVDVLARSAFLRYREALGETITIPEGLYPGDYLVSVGNTLAKAHGEALLAKPESEWLPLVRAAAIDGMMAMIRDDLAALGVVHQVFFSERSLQNDGGVDAVAETIADLRARDLIYQGRLPPPKGQKDEDWEDREQALFRATQFGDDVDRPLLKSDGSYTYFANDIAYHRSKFTRGFPQMIDVWGADHGGYVKRMQAAVKAVTAGQGALDVKLCQLVKLLRNGEPVKMSKRSGDFVTLREVIDEVGRDAVRFMMIFRKNDATLDFDLAKVVEQSKDNPVFYVQYAHARCASIFRQAREAYPDLDVSPAALAQADLARLTDEAEVGIVKLIAAYPRIIEGAATAHEPHRVAFFVHELASAFHSLWNKGKDSPQLRFVNQTDRESTVARLAFVHAVRSVLASGLAVAGVAAPEEMR, encoded by the coding sequence ATGAACCTGTTCGAGACCTATTCCGCCCGTGTCGCCGCCGCGCTCGCGGCGCTCGCCGAACGCGGGGCGCTGCCCGCCGGGCTCGATCTCGGTCGCGTCGTGGTGGAGCCGACGAAGGATCCGGCTCATGGCGATCTCGCCACCAATGCCGCGATGGTGCTCGCCAAGGAGGCCGGCACCAACCCGCGCGCGCTGGCGGCGCTGCTGGTCGAGCAGCTCGGCAAGGACTCCGAGATCGTCAATGCGGAGATCGCGGGGCCGGGCTTCATCAATCTGACGCTGCAGCCCTCCGTCTTCACCGCGATCCTCAAGGATGCCGTCGAGCGCGGGCTCGATTACGGGCGCGGCGCGCCGAAGCCCCATCCCCGGGTCAATGTCGAATATGTCTCGGCCAACCCGACCGGGCCGATGCATGTCGGCCATGGCCGCGGCGCCGTCTTCGGCGATGCGCTCGCCAATATCCTCGCCTTCGCCGGCCATGACGTGACGCGCGAATACTACATCAACGATGCCGGGGCGCAGGTCGACGTGCTCGCCCGCTCTGCCTTCCTGCGCTATCGCGAGGCGCTCGGCGAGACGATCACGATCCCCGAGGGGCTCTATCCCGGCGACTATCTGGTTTCGGTCGGCAACACGCTGGCGAAGGCCCATGGCGAGGCGCTGCTGGCGAAGCCGGAGTCTGAATGGCTGCCGTTGGTGCGGGCGGCTGCCATCGACGGCATGATGGCGATGATCCGGGACGATCTCGCCGCGCTCGGCGTCGTCCATCAGGTCTTCTTCTCCGAGCGCTCGCTGCAGAACGATGGCGGCGTCGACGCCGTCGCCGAGACGATCGCGGATCTGCGCGCCCGGGACCTGATCTATCAGGGCCGGCTGCCGCCGCCCAAGGGCCAGAAGGACGAGGATTGGGAGGACCGGGAGCAGGCACTGTTCCGCGCCACCCAGTTCGGCGACGATGTCGACCGGCCGCTGCTGAAGTCCGACGGCAGCTATACCTATTTCGCCAACGACATCGCCTATCACCGCTCGAAGTTCACCCGCGGCTTTCCCCAGATGATCGACGTCTGGGGCGCCGACCATGGTGGCTACGTCAAGCGCATGCAGGCGGCGGTGAAGGCCGTGACGGCGGGGCAGGGCGCGCTCGACGTCAAGCTGTGCCAGCTCGTCAAGCTGCTGCGCAACGGCGAGCCCGTGAAGATGTCGAAGCGTTCGGGCGATTTCGTCACGCTGCGCGAGGTCATCGACGAGGTCGGCCGCGACGCGGTGCGCTTCATGATGATCTTCCGCAAGAACGACGCGACGCTCGACTTCGACCTCGCCAAGGTGGTCGAGCAGTCGAAGGACAATCCGGTCTTCTACGTCCAGTATGCGCATGCGCGCTGCGCCTCGATCTTCCGGCAGGCGCGCGAGGCGTATCCCGATCTCGATGTGTCGCCGGCCGCCCTCGCGCAGGCGGATCTCGCGCGCCTCACCGACGAGGCCGAGGTGGGTATCGTCAAGTTGATCGCCGCCTATCCGCGAATCATCGAAGGCGCCGCGACGGCGCATGAGCCACATCGCGTGGCCTTCTTCGTGCATGAGTTGGCCAGCGCGTTCCATTCCTTATGGAACAAGGGCAAAGACTCGCCGCAATTACGGTTCGTTAATCAAACTGATCGAGAGTCGACTGTGGCGAGGTTGGCGTTTGTGCATGCCGTGCGCAGCGTCCTTGCTTCCGGTCTGGCTGTCGCCGGAGTTGCGGCGCCGGAAGAGATGCGTTGA
- a CDS encoding deoxyguanosinetriphosphate triphosphohydrolase has protein sequence MPHPQIPAFGEPHGREPGDRWRAPYACRAATSRGRLIAEPASPTRNPFQRDRDRIIHSTAFRRLKHKTQVFVSHEGDHFRTRLTHTIEVAQIARALARALGLDEDLAEALALAHDLGHTPFGHTGEDALADCMAAVGGFDHNAQTLRIVTRLERRYAGFDGLNLTWETLEGLVKHNGPLLTGDGSPTERYARGGIPAAIVEYQDRQDLWLDTYASAEAQAAALADDIAYNAHDIDDGLRAGLFGHGELRAVPFLAGLLDEIEALHPGLETARATNELVRRVITRFVEGVITESQSLLAALAPADADAVRRAGRPVIAFPDAITRADAEIKAFLYPNMYRHARIAPIRRDAAQVVRDLFARFRADPGLMPADWAAGCDGLDVPRLARRVADYIAGMTDWYALDEHRRLFDATPTLR, from the coding sequence ATGCCGCATCCACAGATCCCCGCCTTCGGCGAGCCTCACGGGCGCGAACCCGGCGATCGCTGGCGCGCGCCTTATGCCTGCCGGGCGGCGACGAGCCGGGGCCGGCTGATCGCGGAGCCGGCCTCGCCGACGCGCAACCCGTTCCAGCGCGACCGCGACCGCATCATCCATTCGACGGCCTTCCGCCGGCTGAAGCACAAGACGCAGGTCTTCGTCTCGCATGAGGGCGACCATTTCCGCACAAGGCTGACCCATACGATCGAGGTGGCGCAGATCGCGCGGGCCCTGGCGCGGGCGCTGGGGCTCGACGAGGACCTCGCCGAGGCGCTGGCGCTGGCCCACGATCTCGGCCACACGCCCTTCGGCCATACCGGGGAGGATGCGCTGGCCGACTGCATGGCCGCGGTCGGCGGCTTCGACCACAACGCCCAGACGCTGCGGATCGTGACGCGGCTGGAGCGCCGCTATGCCGGGTTCGACGGGCTGAACCTGACCTGGGAAACGCTGGAGGGGCTGGTCAAGCACAATGGCCCCCTGCTCACCGGCGATGGTTCGCCCACCGAGCGCTATGCGCGGGGCGGAATCCCCGCCGCGATCGTCGAATACCAGGACCGGCAGGATCTCTGGCTCGACACCTACGCCTCGGCGGAAGCGCAGGCGGCGGCGCTCGCCGACGACATCGCCTACAACGCCCATGACATCGACGATGGCCTGCGGGCCGGGCTCTTCGGCCATGGCGAACTCCGGGCGGTGCCCTTCCTGGCCGGGCTGCTCGACGAGATCGAGGCCCTGCATCCGGGGCTGGAGACCGCGCGCGCGACGAACGAACTGGTTCGGCGGGTGATCACCCGCTTCGTCGAGGGCGTGATCACGGAGTCGCAAAGCCTGCTGGCGGCGCTGGCCCCGGCCGACGCCGATGCGGTGCGCCGGGCCGGGCGGCCGGTCATCGCCTTTCCGGATGCGATCACGAGGGCCGATGCCGAGATCAAGGCCTTCCTCTATCCCAACATGTACCGCCACGCCCGCATCGCGCCGATCCGCCGCGACGCGGCGCAGGTGGTGCGCGACCTCTTCGCGCGCTTCCGGGCCGATCCCGGCCTGATGCCGGCCGACTGGGCCGCGGGCTGCGACGGCCTCGACGTGCCCCGCCTGGCGCGGCGGGTGGCCGACTACATCGCCGGCATGACCGACTGGTACGCGCTCGACGAGCATCGGCGCCTGTTTGACGCAACCCCCACGCTGCGATAG
- a CDS encoding HesB/IscA family protein, producing MTTSLEAPLSRVAVTQKAASRILAVMATEPPGSMLRVSVAGGGCSGFQYVFDVDREKAPGDFVIERDGATVLIDETSLDLLAGSTIDFVDDLIGQSFKITNPNATSSCGCGTSFAL from the coding sequence ATGACCACTTCTCTCGAAGCCCCCCTGAGCCGCGTCGCCGTGACCCAGAAGGCGGCCAGCCGCATCCTCGCCGTGATGGCGACGGAGCCGCCCGGTTCCATGCTGCGCGTCAGCGTCGCCGGCGGCGGCTGCTCGGGCTTCCAGTATGTCTTCGACGTCGACCGCGAGAAGGCCCCGGGCGACTTCGTCATCGAGCGCGACGGCGCCACCGTGCTGATCGACGAGACCTCGCTCGACCTGCTGGCCGGCAGCACGATCGACTTCGTCGACGACCTGATCGGGCAGTCCTTCAAGATCACCAACCCGAACGCGACGAGTTCCTGCGGCTGCGGGACGTCGTTCGCGCTGTAG
- a CDS encoding cold-shock protein, which produces MSDEFGEGGRRPVGPIQSLNRVMRLDGPEGLAADVGVELSGYVKWFDVSKGYGFVVPEDGGADVLVHVTILKRDGFNAIAEGAHIVLEAVEKPRGRQAIRVLSIDTTAARHPAEMPLARTNVQVTPTSGLERMTVKWFNRLRGFGFVSAGENAPDVFVHMETMRRYGLVELIPGQVVLVRYGPGPKGLMAAEIRLEQGGAPSSH; this is translated from the coding sequence ATGTCCGACGAGTTCGGTGAGGGCGGGCGGCGGCCGGTGGGACCGATCCAGTCGCTCAATCGCGTGATGCGGCTCGACGGGCCCGAGGGCCTCGCTGCGGATGTCGGCGTCGAACTCAGCGGCTATGTGAAGTGGTTCGACGTCAGCAAGGGCTATGGCTTCGTCGTGCCCGAGGATGGCGGGGCCGACGTCCTCGTCCATGTCACGATCCTGAAGCGCGATGGTTTCAACGCGATCGCCGAAGGCGCTCACATCGTGCTCGAAGCGGTGGAGAAGCCGCGCGGCCGCCAGGCCATCCGCGTTCTGTCGATCGACACCACCGCCGCGCGCCATCCCGCCGAGATGCCACTGGCGCGCACCAACGTCCAGGTCACGCCGACCAGCGGGCTCGAGCGGATGACGGTGAAGTGGTTCAACCGGCTGCGCGGCTTCGGCTTCGTCTCGGCCGGCGAGAACGCGCCCGACGTCTTCGTCCATATGGAGACGATGCGCCGCTACGGGCTCGTCGAGCTGATTCCTGGTCAGGTCGTGCTGGTGCGCTACGGACCCGGGCCGAAGGGCCTGATGGCCGCCGAGATCCGGCTGGAGCAGGGCGGGGCGCCGAGCTCGCACTGA